A window of the Helianthus annuus cultivar XRQ/B chromosome 4, HanXRQr2.0-SUNRISE, whole genome shotgun sequence genome harbors these coding sequences:
- the LOC110935854 gene encoding formin-like protein 14, whose translation MVNVKFALVSLTFFVLLEAYNARHLHGVFMKESFHLRPMSHLAIIQMVTGEETLQLPQSSPWSSSNDQTTYGRIIPPAPLLPKMPPPKGQETYRRVNSPPPPSPDGALSEGQETYDRVKLSSSPPLPNGAPSKGQETNLRVVSPPPPPPEGELPKGQETYGQVNPSSPPPLPNGAPSKGQETYLRVVSPSPPPPDGEPSEGQETYGRINPSPPPLTNGAPSKSQETYLRVESPPPPSPDGELPSSPVNGQETYGQVNPSAAPPPPNGAPSKGQETYLRVESPPPPSPDGEPSSSPPEGLETYGRVNPSPPPPPNDAPPECQTFYQGDKMNINNESYDATLEELEVSPKHDSSMGQTKRGQDDPRAIPNPDRNDSQVPDMYDRVNPSALAITKPTHPLLSDGGSAWTGLSALTIDSRIVSNEDRWYFIAFYRMSSYVTRVIEYWG comes from the exons ATGGTGAACGTGAAGTTTGCTTTGGTCTCCCTTACTTTCTTTGTACTTCTTGAAGCTTATAATGCTAGACATTTACAtg GAGTATTCATGAAAGAAAGCTTTCATCTACGGCCAATGTCTCATCTGGCCATAATTCAAATGGTAACTGGAGAAGAAACTCTACAGTTACCACAATCTTCTCCATGGTCATCGTCAAACGACCAAACTACTTATGGTCGAATTATCCCACCAGCGCCACTGCTACCAAAAATGCCGCCTCCAAAGGGCCAAGAAACTTACCGCCGAGTtaactcaccaccaccaccatcaccagaTGGAGCACTATCAGAGGGCCAAGAAACTTACGATCGAGTTAAGctatcatcatcaccaccattaCCAAATGGAGCACCTTCAAAGGGCCAAGAAACTAACCTCCGAGTTGtatcaccaccaccgccaccaccagaaGGTGAACTGCCCAAGGGCCAAGAAACTTACGGCCAAGTTAacccatcatcaccaccaccactaccaaaTGGAGCACCTTCAAAGGGCCAAGAAACTTACCTCCGAGTAgtatcaccatcaccaccaccaccagatgGTGAACCGTCAGAGGGCCAGGAAACTTACGGCCGAATtaacccatcaccaccaccactaacAAATGGAGCACCTTCAAAGAGCCAAGAAACTTACCTGCGAGTtgaatcaccaccaccaccatcaccagaTGGAGAACTGCCATCATCACCGGTAAATGGCCAAGAAACTTACGGCCAAGTTAACCCATCagcagcaccaccaccaccaaatggAGCACCTTCAAAGGGCCAAGAAACTTACCTGCGAGTtgaatcaccaccaccaccatcaccagaTGGAGAACCGTCATCATCACCTCCAGAGGGCCTAGAAACTTACGGCCGAGTTAACccatcaccacctccaccaccaaaTGATGCACCGCCAGAGTGTCAAACATTTTACCAAGGAGATAAAATGAACATAAACAATGAAAGCTATGACGCAACTTTAGAAGAACTAGAAG TGTCACCAAAACACGATAGTTCAATGGGACAGACCAAACGCGGTCAAGATGACCCTAGAGCCATACCAAATCCGGACCGAAATGATTCACAAGTACCGGACATGTATGATCGAGTTAACCCGAGTGCACTAGCTATTACAAAACCAACACACCCGTTGCTAAGTGATGGTGGAAGTGCATGGACCGGATTATCAGCACTAACCATTGATTCTAGAATAGTATCAAATGAAGATCGATGGTATTTCATTGCCTTTTACCGGATGTCATCTTATGTCACTAGAGTAATTGAATATTGGGGATGA